The Methylacidimicrobium sp. B4 genome contains a region encoding:
- a CDS encoding serine hydrolase, translating to MNARRAQTGACPSLHLLAALAIFGAGLVSPAAQGRPDREGLGFAGASAYSARHGGSALLVLEGGKVRWEEDGGGPPWDGRRRIFSGTKGFWILAALRAVQDGLFSLDTPVSETLVEWRNDPAKRRIRVRELLNFTSGLEPAFFLHADGLENRNARALFLPLLARPGQAFLYGPASLQVFHEFFRRRLSPRRETPTHFLESRVLSPMGLGRQRYLEDGSGNPLLATGFLLRARQWAAIGEVLLHHGMPLVEPAVLEEALRGSAVNPAFGMGFWNNRAASLPGAREVDVEAMLSRPWRSQDWRNACLWREGPTDLVAAIGSHGQRLYVIPSRGLIVVRQGFSDAFSDGAFLRLLFRGAYDAYPVTAAGSDSPDPSAR from the coding sequence TTGAACGCTCGCCGCGCACAAACGGGCGCATGCCCTTCTCTGCATCTGCTGGCCGCGCTCGCCATCTTCGGAGCGGGGCTGGTTTCCCCGGCTGCCCAGGGTCGGCCCGACCGGGAAGGGCTGGGCTTCGCGGGGGCGTCGGCCTATTCCGCTCGGCATGGCGGATCGGCCCTGCTCGTGCTTGAAGGAGGCAAGGTCCGCTGGGAAGAAGACGGGGGAGGGCCGCCTTGGGACGGCAGACGGAGAATCTTCAGCGGCACCAAGGGGTTCTGGATCCTCGCGGCGTTGCGCGCGGTCCAGGATGGGCTCTTCTCGCTGGATACCCCCGTTTCGGAAACCTTGGTGGAGTGGCGGAACGATCCCGCCAAGAGGCGGATCCGCGTCCGGGAGCTCTTGAACTTCACCAGCGGCCTTGAGCCCGCCTTCTTCCTCCATGCCGACGGCCTGGAGAATCGAAACGCCCGTGCCCTCTTTCTCCCGCTTCTGGCCCGTCCGGGGCAGGCCTTCCTCTACGGCCCAGCCTCGCTCCAGGTGTTTCACGAGTTCTTTCGAAGGCGCCTCTCGCCGCGCCGGGAGACACCGACCCATTTCCTGGAAAGCCGTGTGCTTTCTCCGATGGGGCTTGGGCGACAGCGCTATCTGGAAGATGGTTCCGGAAACCCTCTCCTGGCGACCGGTTTTCTCCTGCGCGCGCGGCAGTGGGCCGCGATTGGCGAGGTCCTCCTCCATCATGGGATGCCCCTCGTCGAGCCCGCGGTCCTGGAGGAAGCGCTGCGGGGCTCCGCCGTCAACCCGGCCTTTGGCATGGGGTTTTGGAATAATCGCGCCGCCTCCTTGCCCGGAGCCCGAGAGGTCGATGTGGAGGCGATGCTCTCCCGGCCCTGGCGAAGCCAGGACTGGCGGAACGCCTGCCTTTGGCGCGAGGGGCCAACCGATCTGGTGGCAGCGATCGGCTCGCACGGTCAGCGGCTCTACGTCATCCCGTCCCGCGGGCTCATCGTCGTGCGCCAAGGGTTCAGCGATGCCTTTTCCGACGGGGCTTTCTTGCGCCTCCTCTTCCGCGGGGCTTACGACGCCTATCCGGTCACTGCGGCCGGTTCGGATTCGCCTGATCCCTCGGCAAGGTAA
- a CDS encoding APC family permease, translating to MGRIPLRTAIFLVIGDMVGTGVFTSLGFQLEHLSTAFSIILLWLLGGVATLCGALAYGELSAAIPRSGGEYSLLRRIYHPVVGFLAAFLSSTVGFGAPIALASMAFGTYASAIFPGLSPSWLAWTVATLLSLLQLGRLEVRARFQEAATGLKVLLIVLLSASGFLLARGQAISFAPTPSALHELAKASFAASLVYVMYSYSGWNASVYIAEEIRNPQRTVPLSLAIGSAIVTGLYIALNVSFLHAAPMAQMRGTLEVGMIAGRHIFGEAGGRIVAGAIALGLLSSIAAMTWMGPRVAMAVGEDYPALRWLARCNRQGVPSRALLFQYGVAVLLLATGTFAQILTYIQFTVTLSWFATVLGVFVLRWREPSLLRPYRTWGYPWTPLLFLAVCLWMLWDLFRVMPRESLAGLGTLLLGLPIYALVRRSSIPPNGSSTPS from the coding sequence ATGGGCCGCATCCCTCTCCGCACCGCCATCTTTCTGGTGATCGGCGACATGGTCGGGACCGGGGTCTTCACGAGCCTCGGATTCCAGCTCGAGCATCTCTCCACCGCCTTCTCGATCATTCTGCTTTGGTTACTCGGCGGTGTGGCCACCCTCTGCGGAGCGCTCGCCTACGGAGAACTCTCCGCCGCCATTCCCCGGAGCGGAGGGGAATATAGCCTGCTGCGCCGGATCTACCATCCCGTTGTCGGCTTCCTCGCCGCCTTCCTCTCGTCGACGGTGGGCTTCGGCGCTCCGATCGCCCTCGCCTCGATGGCTTTTGGCACCTACGCCTCCGCCATCTTCCCCGGCCTCTCCCCTAGCTGGCTCGCCTGGACGGTGGCCACCTTGCTGAGCCTGTTGCAACTTGGCCGTCTGGAGGTTCGTGCCCGGTTTCAGGAAGCAGCGACCGGCCTCAAGGTGCTCTTGATCGTGCTTCTCTCTGCCTCGGGCTTCCTGCTCGCGCGCGGCCAGGCGATCTCTTTTGCACCCACCCCCTCTGCACTCCACGAATTGGCGAAAGCCTCCTTTGCCGCGAGCCTGGTCTACGTCATGTACTCCTATTCGGGATGGAACGCCTCGGTCTACATCGCCGAGGAGATCCGCAACCCGCAGCGAACCGTGCCTCTTTCGCTGGCGATCGGGTCGGCGATCGTAACGGGCCTCTATATCGCCCTCAATGTCTCCTTCCTCCATGCGGCTCCGATGGCTCAGATGCGCGGGACGCTTGAAGTGGGAATGATCGCCGGGCGCCACATCTTCGGCGAGGCCGGGGGACGGATCGTCGCCGGGGCCATTGCCCTCGGCCTCCTCTCCTCGATCGCGGCGATGACCTGGATGGGGCCGCGCGTCGCGATGGCGGTGGGAGAGGACTATCCCGCGCTGCGCTGGCTTGCCCGATGCAACCGGCAGGGCGTTCCTTCGCGTGCCCTCCTCTTTCAGTACGGGGTGGCCGTGCTCCTCCTGGCAACGGGGACCTTCGCCCAAATTCTGACCTACATCCAGTTCACCGTCACCCTCTCCTGGTTCGCCACCGTCCTCGGCGTCTTTGTTCTCCGATGGAGGGAGCCCTCCTTGCTCCGCCCCTACCGCACCTGGGGCTATCCGTGGACGCCCCTCCTCTTTCTCGCCGTCTGCCTCTGGATGCTCTGGGATCTTTTCCGGGTCATGCCCCGAGAATCCCTGGCCGGGCTAGGCACTCTGCTTCTCGGCCTGCCGATTTACGCGCTGGTCCGGCGGTCGAGCATCCCGCCGAACGGCTCCTCGACCCCATCATGA
- a CDS encoding secondary thiamine-phosphate synthase enzyme YjbQ — translation MKSFREELWFELPARRAFVNITGQLEGCLQKSGIQEGFLLCNAMHITSSVFINDDEHGLHEDLERWLEKLAPENPHSQYRHNVGEDNADAHLKRTIMGREVVVAVTRGGLDLGPWEQIFYGEFDGERRKRVLVKIVGE, via the coding sequence ATGAAGAGCTTTCGCGAGGAACTGTGGTTCGAGCTTCCGGCTCGGCGAGCCTTCGTGAACATCACGGGCCAGCTCGAGGGGTGCCTCCAGAAGAGCGGCATCCAGGAGGGGTTTCTTCTCTGTAATGCGATGCACATCACTTCCAGCGTCTTCATCAATGATGACGAGCATGGGCTGCACGAGGATCTGGAGCGTTGGCTGGAGAAGCTGGCACCGGAGAACCCTCACTCCCAATATCGGCACAATGTGGGCGAGGACAATGCGGATGCTCATCTGAAGAGGACGATCATGGGGCGGGAGGTAGTCGTCGCCGTCACGAGGGGGGGGCTCGACCTGGGACCGTGGGAACAGATCTTCTATGGCGAGTTCGATGGGGAGCGGCGCAAGCGCGTCCTCGTAAAGATCGTGGGGGAGTGA
- a CDS encoding rhodanese-like domain-containing protein gives MSAKPAAQAARFRSVWLALGMLLCGCSLVGPPPELSWERVLPAIHDRFPDVPTISTEELAQEMERPRQERPLLLDVRTVDEYDVSHLKGAIRVSPNERIGTVVHGLGKDQPIVAYDSVGFRAASFARRLQQAGYADAKYLDGGVFKWANEGRSLYRGEKPVTVVHPSDSYWGQLLKKEHRSVSLFDLSGPVF, from the coding sequence GTGAGCGCGAAACCTGCGGCTCAAGCGGCTCGCTTCCGCTCGGTCTGGCTTGCTCTCGGCATGCTCTTGTGCGGGTGCAGCCTGGTTGGTCCCCCTCCGGAACTTTCTTGGGAGCGGGTATTGCCGGCGATCCATGACCGGTTCCCCGACGTTCCGACGATTTCGACTGAAGAGCTGGCCCAGGAAATGGAAAGGCCTCGTCAGGAACGTCCCCTATTGCTGGATGTGCGGACCGTCGACGAATATGACGTCAGCCACCTCAAGGGAGCGATTCGCGTCTCGCCCAACGAGCGGATCGGAACCGTCGTGCACGGCCTTGGGAAAGACCAGCCGATCGTGGCATATGACTCCGTCGGCTTTCGAGCGGCCTCGTTCGCACGTCGGCTCCAGCAGGCCGGGTACGCGGATGCCAAGTATCTGGACGGCGGTGTGTTCAAGTGGGCCAACGAAGGGCGATCTCTCTACCGCGGGGAAAAGCCGGTTACGGTCGTCCATCCCTCGGACTCCTATTGGGGCCAGCTTCTCAAGAAGGAACACCGATCCGTCTCCCTCTTCGATTTGAGCGGTCCCGTCTTTTGA
- a CDS encoding rod shape-determining protein: MKDVSQLNGSPTRDEASPALGLVPGMPPTESASPAVREPGSLSDSFAQARKWSSSFWEGVGIALANDLGIDLGTANTLVYVRGRGIVLREPTVVAVNQLTKRLVAIGMEAKLMLGRTPINIQAVRPLKDGVISDFQLTERLLNVFIRKTKARVSLRGPRVVVAVPSGISENERRTVRQAARNAGAREVFLIEEPMAAAIGVGLPISEPAGNMIMDIGGGTTEMAIVALSDMVYCRSLRVGGDKFNESIMNYLRRVHNMMIGEATAEEIKIQIGSAFPMDPEIVMEVRGQDLVAGRPMTLALSSAEVREGLSQYLAAIVEAVHITVEHCPPELCSDLLSRGIVVAGGGALLRGIDRYISQETSLPVHIADDPLNAVVMGTGRVLEDEAMLQTVARADGRG, from the coding sequence ATGAAGGACGTGTCCCAACTCAACGGCAGCCCGACTCGCGATGAGGCTTCCCCCGCTCTCGGGCTTGTTCCCGGAATGCCGCCCACCGAAAGCGCCTCCCCTGCGGTGCGGGAGCCCGGCTCCTTGTCGGACAGCTTCGCTCAAGCCAGGAAGTGGTCTTCTTCCTTCTGGGAAGGGGTCGGCATCGCGCTCGCCAACGATCTCGGCATCGATCTGGGAACGGCAAATACCTTGGTCTATGTGCGCGGCAGAGGCATCGTGCTGCGGGAGCCGACGGTTGTCGCCGTAAATCAGTTGACCAAGCGGCTCGTGGCGATCGGCATGGAAGCGAAGTTGATGCTGGGTCGAACTCCGATCAATATTCAGGCGGTGCGTCCGTTGAAGGATGGGGTCATTTCGGACTTTCAACTTACGGAAAGACTGCTCAACGTTTTCATCCGCAAGACAAAGGCGAGGGTCTCCCTCCGGGGGCCGCGAGTCGTCGTTGCGGTCCCGAGCGGAATTTCGGAGAACGAGCGGCGGACCGTCCGGCAAGCCGCGCGAAATGCCGGAGCGCGGGAAGTCTTCCTGATCGAAGAGCCCATGGCGGCTGCAATCGGGGTGGGGCTCCCGATTTCCGAGCCTGCCGGCAACATGATCATGGATATTGGAGGCGGAACGACCGAGATGGCCATCGTTGCCCTATCCGACATGGTCTACTGCCGGAGCCTCCGGGTGGGAGGGGACAAGTTCAACGAGAGCATCATGAACTATCTTCGCCGGGTGCACAACATGATGATCGGCGAGGCTACCGCAGAAGAGATCAAGATCCAGATCGGCTCCGCCTTCCCGATGGATCCGGAGATCGTGATGGAAGTGCGCGGTCAAGATTTGGTCGCGGGCCGACCCATGACGCTGGCCCTTTCCTCGGCGGAAGTGCGGGAAGGCTTGAGCCAATACCTGGCCGCGATCGTCGAGGCGGTCCATATTACCGTGGAGCATTGTCCTCCCGAGCTCTGCTCGGATCTTCTCTCTCGAGGCATTGTCGTTGCGGGCGGAGGCGCCCTTCTGCGTGGGATCGACCGCTATATTTCCCAGGAGACCTCACTGCCGGTCCACATTGCTGACGACCCGCTCAATGCGGTCGTCATGGGAACGGGAAGGGTGCTCGAAGACGAAGCCATGCTTCAGACGGTTGCCCGGGCCGACGGCCGCGGTTAG
- a CDS encoding bestrophin family protein gives MMSSSHARGLIPTFWRAFSPIVRPVLLILLVSLLATLADLPTHLLRAISIPDQPLALMGALIGVVLAFRTNLAYARWWEARTLWGNLANASRTWLRQIESFVDPSSSPEAQHIQGRLIHHQVAFVHAVSAELRGKEALPEALRFFLPTEIIEMAGEEKQVKQMSNRLLLLLGRGVAALHRRQMISEQQMRALDLTLTAMTDAKGGCERIRNTPFPWEYDGYLHILTYAYCLLLPIAIADETGPLSMIAAPLVGLVLLMLNQIGRNLENPFDHSLDSIPLVSLARELENELLRGIVKPPASPIHNVKPAPTAP, from the coding sequence ATGATGAGCTCTTCCCACGCGCGCGGCCTCATCCCAACTTTCTGGCGAGCTTTTTCGCCGATCGTCCGACCGGTCTTGCTGATCCTCTTGGTCTCCCTTCTCGCCACCCTTGCCGACCTGCCCACTCACCTGTTGCGGGCGATTTCCATCCCAGATCAGCCCCTGGCTTTGATGGGCGCCTTGATCGGCGTCGTCTTGGCCTTCCGCACCAATCTCGCCTACGCCCGGTGGTGGGAAGCGCGCACTCTCTGGGGAAATCTGGCCAACGCCTCCCGGACCTGGCTCCGTCAGATCGAGAGCTTCGTGGACCCTTCCTCTTCCCCGGAAGCGCAGCACATACAAGGAAGGCTCATTCATCACCAAGTCGCATTTGTTCATGCGGTGAGTGCGGAGCTCCGCGGGAAGGAGGCCCTGCCAGAAGCTCTTCGCTTCTTTCTCCCGACCGAAATCATCGAAATGGCCGGGGAAGAGAAGCAGGTGAAGCAGATGAGCAACCGGCTCCTGCTCCTTCTAGGCCGGGGTGTAGCGGCTCTCCATCGGCGGCAGATGATCTCGGAGCAGCAGATGCGCGCACTCGATCTCACCCTGACCGCCATGACCGACGCGAAGGGGGGCTGCGAACGGATTCGGAACACTCCCTTCCCTTGGGAATACGATGGCTACCTGCACATCCTCACCTACGCCTACTGCCTGCTTCTTCCGATCGCCATTGCAGACGAAACCGGACCGCTCTCCATGATCGCCGCACCCTTGGTCGGCCTGGTCCTGCTCATGCTGAATCAGATCGGTCGCAATCTGGAAAACCCCTTCGACCATAGCCTGGACTCGATTCCTCTGGTCTCCCTCGCTCGAGAGCTGGAAAACGAGCTCCTGCGTGGAATCGTAAAGCCGCCGGCTTCCCCGATCCATAATGTCAAGCCTGCGCCTACGGCGCCTTGA
- a CDS encoding mechanosensitive ion channel family protein, which produces MKLPSFPSWQARSLEEGVIAIGILALAGLIAALLKRWHPHPIPWRVPGEAEGWKDAILCAAYPPLEAGLLETAILLAVLALSDYLRRETGYGLPRLSIAVGLEIVWSLASWWFLARFAAICLGWVHRRTSLGRGDLASILFPRLVRFVYLLVPAIGLLAVESFPLPHLYRLTLHKVLAIYAIGLVGLAAGQSVAAGADWILRRCPLTQSDPAAGLRSRKLHTQVRVASRVLFFVIGLLTFAAVLMLFSEVRHLGASLLASAGIVGVIGGLAAQRTIGNIFAGLQIAWTQPVRLGDIVVVEGQWGTIEEITLTYVVVAIWDQIRLVLPISYLIEHPFQNWTRNSSELLGTAHVFVDYTMPVEEMRNHLREICRNNPLWDGRVAVTQVTHATERTMNVRLLVSAQDSSKLWDLRCAVREQMIAFVRDRFPECLPKIRAEWDALPDQARSELLDG; this is translated from the coding sequence ATGAAGTTGCCCTCATTCCCGTCCTGGCAGGCGCGATCCCTCGAAGAGGGGGTGATTGCGATTGGAATTCTCGCGTTGGCGGGGCTGATCGCCGCCCTGCTGAAGCGCTGGCATCCGCATCCGATCCCCTGGCGCGTTCCGGGCGAGGCGGAAGGGTGGAAGGATGCGATCCTCTGCGCGGCCTATCCTCCGCTTGAAGCGGGCCTCCTTGAAACAGCGATACTGCTGGCCGTCCTGGCTCTTTCCGATTACCTGCGTCGGGAGACCGGCTACGGTCTCCCGCGGCTCTCGATCGCGGTGGGACTGGAAATCGTCTGGTCCCTGGCATCCTGGTGGTTTCTCGCCCGCTTTGCGGCGATCTGTCTTGGCTGGGTTCATCGGCGAACGAGCCTCGGTCGGGGGGATCTGGCCTCTATCCTCTTCCCCAGGCTGGTCCGTTTTGTTTATCTCCTGGTTCCTGCGATTGGCCTGCTCGCCGTGGAGAGCTTTCCGCTTCCTCATCTGTATCGCCTGACCCTTCACAAGGTGCTGGCGATCTATGCGATCGGCTTGGTCGGCCTTGCCGCCGGGCAGAGCGTCGCGGCGGGTGCGGACTGGATCTTGCGTCGTTGCCCACTGACCCAGTCGGATCCGGCGGCCGGCCTGCGATCGCGCAAGCTCCATACACAGGTGCGTGTGGCGAGCCGCGTGCTCTTCTTTGTCATCGGGCTGCTGACCTTTGCGGCGGTCCTGATGCTCTTTTCCGAGGTGCGGCACCTGGGAGCAAGCCTTCTCGCCTCCGCCGGCATCGTCGGAGTGATCGGTGGCCTTGCCGCGCAGCGGACAATCGGCAACATCTTCGCCGGGCTGCAGATTGCCTGGACGCAGCCCGTCCGTCTGGGAGACATCGTCGTGGTGGAGGGGCAGTGGGGAACGATCGAGGAGATTACCCTCACCTACGTCGTGGTTGCGATCTGGGATCAGATCCGGCTCGTCCTTCCCATTTCCTACCTGATCGAGCATCCCTTCCAGAATTGGACGCGAAACTCAAGCGAGCTTCTCGGCACCGCCCACGTCTTCGTCGACTACACCATGCCGGTCGAGGAGATGCGGAACCATCTGCGGGAAATCTGCCGAAACAATCCTCTCTGGGACGGGAGGGTCGCGGTAACCCAGGTGACTCACGCCACCGAGCGAACCATGAACGTTCGTCTGTTGGTGAGCGCCCAGGATTCCTCGAAGCTCTGGGATCTGCGGTGTGCGGTACGGGAGCAGATGATCGCCTTCGTGCGAGATCGATTTCCGGAATGTCTTCCCAAGATCCGGGCGGAATGGGATGCTCTCCCCGATCAGGCCAGGAGCGAGCTTCTCGATGGATAA
- a CDS encoding bifunctional 2-polyprenyl-6-hydroxyphenol methylase/3-demethylubiquinol 3-O-methyltransferase UbiG, with amino-acid sequence MDKSGDQRQGRTLAPRARPEIHQKVGKLLRRLSLPSGARALDVPLGPGAMAEQLRQGGLAVWGADLDLAQSEGIDPAIGREHADLNGVLPFPDQFFDLVLSLEGIEHLENPFHFLRELGRVCRPGGYLLLSTPNICNLEERLNFLARGAFYRYIPAAEHARHGSGFDHQNLMTWVEIRQLLDWNGFSPVGLFRDKIKWRQLAFLWPLGLLLWAFGKLQSRARREKYRWEETESGPVLFGGSTLIVLARKEAKRVG; translated from the coding sequence ATGGATAAGTCAGGGGACCAGCGTCAGGGACGGACGCTAGCGCCTCGGGCACGACCGGAAATCCACCAGAAGGTGGGCAAGCTGCTGCGCCGATTGAGCCTGCCGAGTGGCGCTCGGGCGCTCGACGTTCCTCTGGGGCCCGGAGCAATGGCGGAGCAGCTGCGCCAGGGAGGGCTTGCCGTCTGGGGCGCCGATCTCGACTTGGCACAATCGGAGGGAATCGATCCGGCGATTGGGCGCGAGCATGCCGACCTCAACGGGGTCTTGCCCTTTCCCGACCAGTTCTTCGACCTGGTGCTTTCCCTCGAAGGGATCGAGCATCTCGAAAATCCCTTTCATTTTCTCCGGGAGCTGGGCCGCGTCTGCCGTCCGGGGGGCTACCTTCTCTTGTCCACCCCCAACATCTGCAACCTCGAGGAACGGTTGAACTTCCTGGCTCGAGGGGCCTTTTATCGGTATATCCCGGCGGCGGAGCATGCGAGGCATGGCAGCGGGTTTGACCATCAGAACCTCATGACCTGGGTAGAGATCCGCCAGCTGCTCGATTGGAACGGCTTTTCCCCCGTCGGCCTCTTCCGCGATAAGATCAAGTGGAGGCAGCTGGCTTTCCTATGGCCCCTGGGCCTGCTCCTGTGGGCTTTCGGCAAGCTCCAAAGCCGGGCGAGGCGAGAGAAATATCGTTGGGAGGAAACGGAGTCGGGCCCGGTGCTCTTCGGGGGGAGCACGCTCATCGTGCTGGCAAGAAAGGAGGCGAAGCGGGTAGGGTGA
- a CDS encoding bifunctional 2-polyprenyl-6-hydroxyphenol methylase/3-demethylubiquinol 3-O-methyltransferase UbiG, whose protein sequence is MSTEAIYRAVIPLLRAHLPPEGRHLDVGSGSGELIRRLHAGWSGESFGCDYTSEWMRLPGQKVDVVDLDKEPLPYPGAFFDAVSCTEVVEHLDDYRRLLREIFRVLRPGGVLVLSTPNILNLKSRLRFLWFGFWNLFGPLPFSHKVRVDTDGHITPVHYFYLAHALHEAGFTEIAVSVDRWQRSSLLSLALLSLPVRLLGGLAYRREADRYQTVSPENEPHLKAVNSRALLLGRTCIVLAKKPS, encoded by the coding sequence GTGAGCACCGAGGCGATCTACCGGGCGGTGATCCCGCTGCTCCGAGCCCATCTCCCTCCAGAAGGGCGTCATCTGGATGTGGGGAGCGGCTCGGGCGAGCTCATTCGGCGGCTGCACGCCGGTTGGAGCGGGGAGAGCTTCGGGTGCGACTACACCTCCGAATGGATGCGGCTTCCGGGGCAAAAGGTCGACGTGGTCGATCTCGACAAGGAGCCGCTCCCCTACCCGGGCGCCTTCTTTGATGCGGTGAGCTGCACGGAGGTCGTCGAGCATCTCGACGATTATCGTCGGCTGCTCCGGGAAATCTTCCGGGTGCTCCGGCCGGGAGGGGTGCTCGTCCTTTCGACCCCGAACATTCTCAACCTCAAATCGCGCCTGCGCTTCCTCTGGTTCGGCTTCTGGAACCTTTTCGGACCGCTGCCCTTCTCTCACAAGGTTCGCGTCGACACCGACGGGCACATCACGCCGGTCCACTACTTTTATCTCGCCCATGCGCTGCACGAGGCGGGGTTCACCGAGATCGCGGTCTCCGTCGACCGCTGGCAGCGCTCCTCCCTTCTCTCCCTGGCTCTCCTCTCCCTCCCCGTGCGGCTCCTGGGGGGTCTCGCCTATCGGCGCGAGGCGGATCGCTACCAGACCGTCTCCCCGGAGAACGAGCCGCATCTGAAGGCGGTCAACTCAAGGGCGCTGCTTTTGGGCCGAACGTGCATCGTCCTGGCGAAGAAGCCCTCCTGA
- a CDS encoding glycosyltransferase family 4 protein produces MKCPRIAVVSLFYGESGGAELLASEVSDRLAESGEFEIHVLAHRWKERTRKIVYHPVDFRRWPRVTQKRSLCLAVRKAVAEERFDLIHSHELIDLADVVTFGAPVGLWPRMQGKGGVGLRMMVNRGIERRLLSSRRLRWILANSNQSAQWLAEEYPELIGPPVEVKTLYPGVDGGRFAPPCPVAREAARAELAARFGWEPSDPVGLFVGNNWEHKGLGSTLEALRILRQKAYPARLLVIGSDRKKERWLARIRSLGLPAGDVAFLGEVGEGREDYFRAADFLILLSRFESFGTVVLEAVASGLPVILSNRVPAKEILPEDAGSVIEDPMDALGASRAIEEWIRKPKAREGLVAGALQAARTHSWDAVAAATAAVYRDCLARKVG; encoded by the coding sequence ATGAAATGCCCTCGAATCGCCGTCGTCAGCCTCTTTTATGGAGAATCTGGGGGTGCCGAGCTCCTCGCCAGCGAGGTGTCTGACCGGTTGGCGGAATCGGGGGAGTTCGAGATTCATGTCCTGGCTCATCGCTGGAAAGAGAGGACGAGGAAGATCGTTTACCACCCCGTCGATTTCCGAAGATGGCCCAGGGTGACGCAAAAGCGGTCGCTCTGCCTTGCGGTCCGGAAGGCTGTGGCGGAGGAGCGGTTCGATTTGATTCACAGCCACGAGCTGATCGATCTCGCCGACGTCGTCACCTTTGGCGCCCCGGTCGGCCTCTGGCCGAGAATGCAGGGGAAGGGCGGGGTGGGGCTTCGAATGATGGTCAATCGAGGGATTGAAAGGCGCTTGCTCTCTTCCCGTCGGCTCCGGTGGATCCTGGCGAACTCGAATCAATCTGCCCAATGGTTGGCGGAGGAATATCCTGAGCTGATCGGTCCGCCGGTCGAGGTGAAAACGCTCTATCCCGGAGTCGATGGCGGCCGGTTTGCTCCTCCCTGCCCGGTGGCACGGGAGGCGGCACGCGCGGAGCTTGCGGCGCGCTTCGGCTGGGAGCCCTCCGATCCGGTCGGGCTTTTCGTGGGGAACAACTGGGAGCATAAGGGTCTTGGCAGCACGCTGGAAGCCCTGCGGATCCTGCGACAAAAAGCCTACCCGGCGCGGCTCCTGGTGATCGGAAGCGACCGGAAAAAAGAGAGGTGGCTTGCGCGGATTCGCAGCTTGGGCTTGCCTGCGGGAGATGTTGCCTTCCTTGGGGAGGTCGGCGAGGGGAGGGAGGATTACTTCCGGGCCGCGGATTTTCTGATCCTTCTTTCCCGCTTTGAAAGTTTCGGCACCGTCGTCCTCGAAGCCGTAGCCTCGGGCCTGCCGGTCATCCTGAGCAACCGGGTTCCCGCCAAGGAGATTCTTCCCGAGGACGCAGGAAGCGTGATCGAGGATCCAATGGATGCGCTCGGGGCGAGCCGGGCTATCGAGGAGTGGATTCGGAAGCCCAAGGCGAGGGAGGGGCTTGTCGCCGGAGCCCTTCAAGCCGCCCGGACCCACTCGTGGGACGCGGTTGCCGCTGCGACGGCGGCGGTGTATCGCGATTGCCTGGCCCGGAAGGTGGGATAA
- a CDS encoding HAD family hydrolase has protein sequence MNPRLVCTDFDGTLLPAGEEKDRAICAEFFCRLQRLKEQRGAIWIINTGRPWESLRRELEQERFPYWPDWVVLGEREVYRIDHRLPVPHRAWNERCSELHRELFAATTSFWERMRRFLRHETRAVYGHAEWSPLEILAADAGEADRIHEKILDWIAPFPELSVQRNFEGFRFSHRAIHKGSALQAVQEEIGLDASATLAAGDHHNDLPMLDRRYAAFLACPVNAIPEVKDRVRSQGGFLASRAASAGIAEALSRFAAGGA, from the coding sequence ATGAACCCACGACTCGTCTGCACCGATTTCGACGGAACGCTCCTTCCCGCCGGCGAGGAAAAGGACCGCGCCATCTGCGCCGAGTTTTTCTGCCGGCTCCAACGGCTCAAAGAGCAGAGAGGAGCCATCTGGATCATCAATACCGGACGGCCCTGGGAGAGCCTCCGTCGGGAGCTCGAGCAGGAGCGCTTTCCCTATTGGCCGGACTGGGTCGTGCTCGGAGAACGGGAGGTCTACCGGATCGATCACCGGCTTCCCGTGCCCCATCGGGCCTGGAACGAGCGGTGCTCCGAGCTCCACCGGGAACTCTTCGCGGCCACGACTTCTTTCTGGGAGCGGATGCGCCGCTTTCTCCGGCACGAGACGCGGGCTGTCTATGGCCATGCGGAATGGTCCCCCCTGGAGATCTTGGCCGCGGACGCTGGGGAAGCCGACCGGATTCACGAGAAGATCCTCGATTGGATCGCACCCTTCCCGGAACTCTCCGTCCAGCGCAACTTCGAGGGCTTTCGCTTTTCTCATCGGGCAATTCACAAGGGCAGCGCGCTCCAAGCGGTGCAGGAGGAGATTGGCTTGGATGCCTCCGCCACGCTCGCTGCCGGAGACCACCACAACGACCTTCCGATGCTCGATCGCCGCTATGCGGCGTTCTTGGCCTGTCCGGTCAATGCCATCCCCGAGGTCAAGGATCGCGTCCGCAGCCAAGGCGGGTTTCTTGCGAGCCGAGCCGCCTCCGCGGGAATTGCGGAAGCGCTCTCCCGATTTGCAGCGGGCGGAGCTTGA